From Anopheles arabiensis isolate DONGOLA chromosome 3, AaraD3, whole genome shotgun sequence, a single genomic window includes:
- the LOC120900714 gene encoding bcl-2-related ovarian killer protein-like, with product MSSTAGAFHQQHQPQQQSPRSPIVAAAVAAAAAIGAVSGGSAGGVVGWTNKRSPIHHLTTSQDVINQGKCLCGEYIRARLKRSGLLNRKILQRLRNSMEHCMAGSGGLGGGAVVREALPILNGMGEELERMHPRLYSNVSRQISNEPWGELTEPDTVGYLLHVVAKDLFKSGITWGKVISLFAIAGGLAVDCVRQDHADYLQQLIEGTADVIEEDLSGWLVERGGWLGLQDHVHPPQPEISVTGWVSITALTLAVIYIVSLFLRVIGSGYAEPERSTN from the exons ATGTCATCGACGGCAGGAGCattccaccagcagcatcagccgCAGCAACAGTCCCCTCGGTCGCCGATAGTGGCCGCCGCCGTTGCCGCAGCCGCCGCGATCGGGGCCGTATCGGGGGGCAGCGCCGGTGGGGTGGTCGGCTGGACGAACAAACGGAGCCCCATCCACCATCTCACCACCAGCCAGGACGTTATCAATCAG GGAAAATGCCTTTGCGGTGAGTACATACGCGCGCGGCTCAAACGCAGCGGGCTGCTCAACCGGAAGATCCTGCAGCGTTTGCGCAACTCGATGGAACACTGTATGGCGGGCAGCGGTGGCCTCGGTGGAGGGGCCGTGGTCCGCGAAGCGCTGCCCATACTGAACGGGATGGGCGAGGAGCTGGAGCGGATGCACCCCCGGCTGTACAGCAACGTCAGCCGGCAGATCTCGAACGAGCCGTGGGGCGAGCTGACGGAACCGGACACGGTCGGCTACCTGCTGCACGTGGTGGCGAAGGATCTGTTCAAGAGTGGCATCACCTGGGGCAAGGTGATATCGCTGTTCGCCATCGCGGGCGGGCTGGCGGTCGACTGCGTGCGGCAGGACCATGCGGACTACCTGCAGCAGCTGATCGAGGGGACGGCCGACGTGATCGAGGAGGATCTGAGCGGGTGGCTGGTGGAGCGGGGCGGCTGGCTCGGGCTGCAGGATCACGTGCATCCGCCGCAGCCGGAAATCTCCGTCACCGGGTGGGTGAGCATTACCGCGCTGACGCTGGCGGTGATCTACATCGTCTCGTTGTTCCTACGCGTGATCGGTTCGGGCTACGCCGAGCCGGAACGATCGACCAACTAA
- the LOC120902959 gene encoding bcl-2-related ovarian killer protein, giving the protein MASGLLKVEPPANNGTGLVPGRLSLSSDNLATGSRLGNGERGGSLTPNLPSMDRLSAPILTRRKFSFPANLHSTALLGFPEIGHRDGFGMGGSSLSASSTALSARRRLSNVSDVVTRKLSSTIGWKQPVLPSQDIITQGKCLCGQYIRCRLKRSGVFNRKLGLQRIRSIVGTPSIHVVREVFPALLSVGEELERMYPRIYNGIARQLTRFGRGELKTPETAPVLLSAIARDLFKADITWGKVVSLFAIAGGLSVDCVRQGHPDYLPKLVEGVADVIEDELVTWISENGGWIGLANKVRPPQEEITFTGRCLVGASCVIGLFILVFLLKTLGLYLFPNIFS; this is encoded by the exons ATGGCTAGTGGGCTGCTGAAGGTGGAACCTCCCGCCAACAATGGGACGGGGCTGGTCCCGGGACGGTTGTCCCTTAGCAGCGACAACCTGGCGACGGGCAGCCGGCTCGGCAATGGCGAACGGGGCGGCTCCCTCACACCAAACCTTCCCTCGATGGATCGGCTCAGTGCGCCGATACTGACGCGCCGCAAGTTCAGCTTCCCTGCCAACCTGCACTCGACGGCACTGCTCGGGTTTCCCGAGATCGGTCACCGGGATGGCTTCGGCATGGGCGGCTCGTCACTGTCCGCCTCCAGTACCGCACTGTCCGCCCGGAGGCGGCTGAGCAACGTGAGTGACGTCGTGACACGCAAGCTCTCCAGCACGATCGGCTGGAAGCAACCGGTCCTACCGTCCCAGGACATCATCACCCAGGGCAAGTGTCTGTGCGGACAGTACATTCGGTGCCGGTTGAAGCGATCCGGTGTGTTTAACCGGAAGCTGGGGCTGCAGCGCATCCGAAGCATCGTCGGCACACCTTCGATCCACGTCGTGCGGGAAGTTTTCCCCGCCCTGCTCAGC GTGGGTGAGGAACTGGAGCGTATGTATCCACGCATCTACAACGGTATTGCCCGCCAGCTAACTCGCTTCGGCCGGGGCGAGCTCAAAACACCCGAAACGGCCCCAGTACTGCTGAGTGCGATCGCGCGCGATCTCTTCAAGGCGGACATTACGTGGGGCAAGGTGGTGTCACTGTTTGCCATTGCCGGCGGGCTTTCGGTGGACTGTGTCCGGCAGGGCCATCCCGACTATCTGCCCAAGCTGGTCGAGGGTGTGGCGGACGTGATCGAGGACGAGCTGGTCACGTGGATATCGGAAAACGGTGGATGG ATCGGACTGGCAAACAAGGTACGGCCACCGCAGGAAGAGATCACGTTCACCGGACGATGTTTAGTAGGAGCGAGCTGTGTGATAGGACTATTTATACTCGTCTTTCTGCTGAAGACGCTAGGCTTATATTTATTTCCAAATATATTCTCCTAA